In Phytoactinopolyspora mesophila, the following are encoded in one genomic region:
- a CDS encoding extracellular solute-binding protein, with amino-acid sequence MKSTRLTTTAGMGIAVLLAVTACSGGSDSDGTSSNGSQDGEVTLQMVESLTNPARTELIRGLLDEFEAENPGINVELVSPPTEQADRTIQQMLQSGSGVDVLEVRDITVGPFSNNGWLYDLSDELAEWDGLDALTENARAVAEGDGASYFVPYGFYGLSLFYRTDLVEEAGFDGPPQSWEDLLEQASAIQDPANNTYGYAFRGGQNANSNVVVAIEAYVIDDLDTENAFLLNDGRTIFAADEAQEALDHYFALFEDASPPSAVSWGYPEMVEGFTNGSTAFLLQDPEVIATVQESTTLTAEQWDTAPLLTGPSGKAAQPLAVAGWGVTEASEHKDEAAALVQFLASEGPATEFAQANSLVPIIAAAADDEFYAEGPWTSYVTMTENPDTYVNVAQPRGVSWWTEWIQKSDQEIQNVLLGNMTTAELLESWDTFWTEKYASEG; translated from the coding sequence GTGAAAAGCACCAGACTGACCACCACCGCCGGGATGGGTATCGCCGTTCTCCTGGCGGTCACCGCCTGCTCCGGCGGATCCGATTCGGATGGAACCAGCTCGAACGGATCACAGGACGGTGAGGTGACCCTGCAGATGGTCGAGAGCCTCACCAACCCCGCACGCACCGAGCTCATCCGGGGCCTGCTCGACGAGTTCGAGGCCGAGAACCCCGGCATCAACGTCGAGCTCGTGTCGCCGCCGACCGAGCAGGCCGACCGGACGATTCAGCAGATGCTGCAGTCCGGCTCCGGCGTCGACGTGCTAGAGGTGCGCGACATCACGGTCGGCCCGTTCTCGAACAACGGCTGGCTGTACGACCTCAGCGACGAGCTCGCCGAGTGGGACGGTCTGGACGCGCTCACGGAGAATGCCCGCGCCGTGGCCGAAGGCGACGGGGCCAGCTACTTCGTCCCCTACGGCTTCTATGGCCTGTCGCTGTTCTACCGCACCGACCTGGTCGAAGAAGCGGGATTCGACGGCCCGCCGCAGAGCTGGGAGGACTTGCTCGAGCAGGCGTCGGCGATCCAGGACCCGGCGAACAACACCTATGGCTACGCGTTCCGGGGCGGCCAGAACGCGAACAGCAACGTCGTCGTCGCCATCGAGGCCTACGTGATCGACGATCTCGACACCGAGAACGCCTTCCTGTTGAACGACGGCAGGACGATCTTCGCCGCGGACGAGGCGCAAGAGGCACTCGACCACTACTTCGCGTTGTTCGAGGATGCGTCGCCGCCGTCGGCGGTGTCCTGGGGATACCCCGAGATGGTCGAAGGCTTCACCAACGGCTCAACGGCGTTCCTGCTGCAAGACCCGGAGGTGATCGCGACGGTGCAGGAATCCACCACGCTCACCGCCGAGCAGTGGGACACCGCTCCCCTGCTCACCGGGCCGTCCGGCAAGGCCGCACAACCGCTCGCCGTCGCCGGGTGGGGGGTCACCGAGGCCAGCGAGCACAAGGACGAGGCGGCCGCACTGGTGCAATTCCTCGCATCGGAAGGACCCGCCACTGAGTTCGCCCAGGCCAACAGCCTCGTACCGATCATCGCCGCCGCCGCTGACGACGAGTTCTACGCCGAAGGGCCGTGGACCAGCTACGTCACGATGACGGAGAACCCGGACACCTACGTCAACGTCGCCCAGCCGCGCGGGGTGAGCTGGTGGACCGAGTGGATCCAGAAGTCCGATCAGGAGATCCAGAACGTGTTGCTCGGCAATATGACCACTGCCGAGCTGCTCGAGTCGTGGGACACGTTCTGGACCGAGAAATACGCGTCCGAGGGGTAA
- a CDS encoding ABC transporter permease subunit, which produces MTSGRRRPAAHAGRGASGARRAAFGRRHALTILAFLAPAIVFVCWFTYYPMLQGARMAFLDWNLWDLTSTPFVGLQNFRTILSDPVFPTVVANSALWVIGSLVPQFVIGFAIALALRKRFRFRGVYQALVFFPWAVSGFLIGMLFRWMFNAEFGVINDLLMKVGIIDTPVAWLASAGLAMFSVIVANIWYGVTFFAIMILAALQSVPDEMLEAASIDGAGKVRQLFSIIIPYISMTLYLVVLLRVIWIFNFPDIIYAMTGGGPANQTHIVTTWMINYTQQGNYGLASAIGLFVVAFLCVFCTFYLVAMRRSSR; this is translated from the coding sequence GTGACCTCCGGCCGGAGGCGCCCCGCCGCACACGCGGGACGGGGCGCCTCCGGCGCGCGCCGGGCGGCATTCGGTCGCCGGCACGCGCTGACCATCCTCGCCTTCCTCGCACCGGCGATCGTTTTTGTGTGCTGGTTCACGTACTACCCGATGCTGCAGGGTGCGCGGATGGCGTTCCTCGACTGGAACCTGTGGGATCTGACCAGCACGCCGTTCGTCGGTCTGCAGAACTTCAGGACGATCTTGAGCGACCCCGTCTTCCCGACGGTGGTGGCCAACTCCGCGCTGTGGGTGATCGGGTCACTGGTGCCGCAGTTCGTGATCGGCTTCGCGATCGCTCTGGCGCTACGTAAACGGTTCCGCTTCCGCGGCGTCTACCAGGCACTCGTGTTCTTCCCTTGGGCGGTGTCCGGCTTCCTGATCGGCATGTTGTTCCGGTGGATGTTCAACGCCGAGTTCGGCGTGATCAATGACCTGCTCATGAAGGTCGGGATCATCGACACTCCGGTAGCGTGGCTCGCCAGCGCGGGACTGGCGATGTTCTCGGTGATCGTCGCGAACATCTGGTACGGCGTCACCTTCTTCGCCATCATGATCCTCGCCGCGCTGCAGTCCGTTCCGGACGAGATGCTGGAAGCCGCGAGCATCGACGGCGCCGGAAAGGTGCGGCAACTGTTCTCGATCATCATCCCGTATATCTCCATGACCTTGTACCTCGTCGTACTGCTGCGGGTGATCTGGATCTTCAACTTCCCCGACATCATCTACGCCATGACCGGCGGCGGACCGGCCAACCAGACCCACATCGTCACGACCTGGATGATCAACTACACGCAGCAAGGAAACTACGGGCTCGCGAGCGCCATAGGGCTGTTCGTCGTCGCATTCCTATGTGTCTTCTGCACGTTCTACCTCGTCGCGATGCGGAGGTCGAGCCGATGA
- a CDS encoding ABC transporter permease subunit has protein sequence MLSERPAATPAIEPDRGGQPRRRVTVGGVVRVAGLGLWLVFTLFPLYWITVTSFKAPGSINRFPLEYWPSEPSIDNYRGLFSHSNFGVFLSNSALVALVAGATATLIALFSAYVLARFEFRSKGAVMIAFLLTQMIPAFIALGPLYSMMSDLGMVDHKFGLILVYIAISIPFSTVMLRGFFENVPDALEEAAMIDGCSRLGALFRVLVPVMTPGIIAAFIFNFVNSWNELFLSVVLMHSEQNRTIPAALNGFISTFNINWGSMSAAAVLTILPTMVLFALASKWIVQGLTSGAVKE, from the coding sequence ATGCTCTCCGAACGGCCCGCGGCGACGCCGGCGATCGAGCCGGACCGCGGCGGTCAGCCCAGGCGCAGGGTCACCGTCGGTGGCGTAGTCCGGGTGGCCGGCCTCGGCCTGTGGCTCGTGTTCACCCTCTTCCCGCTGTATTGGATCACCGTCACATCGTTCAAGGCGCCGGGATCGATCAACCGGTTCCCGCTCGAGTACTGGCCGAGCGAGCCGTCCATCGACAACTACCGCGGCCTGTTCTCCCACAGCAACTTCGGGGTGTTCCTCAGCAACTCCGCGCTGGTGGCGCTGGTGGCCGGAGCGACGGCGACGCTTATCGCGCTGTTCAGCGCTTATGTGCTCGCGCGGTTCGAGTTCCGCAGTAAAGGCGCGGTGATGATCGCCTTTCTGCTCACCCAGATGATCCCCGCGTTCATCGCCTTGGGTCCGTTGTATTCGATGATGTCCGACCTCGGGATGGTCGACCACAAGTTCGGCCTGATCCTGGTCTACATCGCCATCTCCATCCCGTTCTCGACGGTAATGCTGCGCGGCTTCTTCGAGAACGTGCCGGACGCGCTGGAAGAGGCAGCGATGATCGACGGTTGCTCTCGCCTGGGGGCGCTTTTCCGTGTGCTTGTGCCGGTGATGACCCCGGGCATCATCGCGGCGTTCATCTTCAACTTCGTCAATTCATGGAACGAGCTGTTCCTCTCGGTTGTGCTCATGCATTCCGAGCAGAACCGGACCATCCCCGCAGCGCTGAACGGGTTCATCTCGACGTTCAACATCAACTGGGGGTCGATGTCCGCGGCCGCGGTGCTCACCATCCTGCCGACCATGGTGCTGTTCGCACTGGCGAGCAAGTGGATCGTGCAGGGACTGACCTCGGGGGCGGTCAAGGAATAG
- a CDS encoding GNAT family N-acetyltransferase produces the protein MNFAVSPATLERFNDVSAMLGPKNPSSSVCWCLSHRLDSKTNRELVGPARGEYVRELCSREIAPGVLAYEDDEVVGWAAVAPRSELPFARSRKIPHVDQLPVWSVWCIRVRPGHRGKGVSHALLQGAVAFARSHGAPAIEGYPVDNEGKKVDTTMAYVGTRTLFERAGFIKAADTDSVSGGFPRVLMRLDLQ, from the coding sequence GTGAATTTTGCTGTGAGCCCCGCAACGCTGGAGCGGTTCAACGACGTCTCGGCCATGCTCGGGCCGAAGAATCCCAGCTCGTCGGTGTGCTGGTGCCTGAGTCACCGGCTCGACTCGAAGACCAATCGGGAACTCGTCGGACCTGCCCGCGGCGAATACGTCAGGGAGCTGTGCTCTCGTGAGATCGCACCCGGTGTCTTGGCCTACGAGGATGACGAGGTCGTCGGCTGGGCCGCGGTCGCACCTCGGTCAGAACTGCCTTTCGCCCGGTCGAGGAAGATCCCGCATGTTGATCAGCTGCCGGTCTGGTCGGTGTGGTGCATCCGGGTGCGCCCTGGCCACAGAGGCAAAGGCGTCTCTCATGCGCTTCTCCAGGGTGCTGTCGCGTTCGCGCGCTCGCATGGCGCACCTGCGATCGAGGGGTACCCGGTCGACAACGAAGGGAAGAAGGTCGACACCACGATGGCGTACGTGGGCACCCGCACGCTCTTCGAGCGAGCGGGTTTCATCAAGGCCGCTGACACAGACTCGGTCTCCGGCGGCTTCCCGCGTGTCCTCATGCGCTTGGACCTGCAATGA
- a CDS encoding LuxR C-terminal-related transcriptional regulator, whose protein sequence is MHETLSAAREAHRRRDWQAARDSFTEAAAVEPLSADDAFALADAAWWLGLVDESLAAGEQAYRRYLDGDRPGRAAMAAIHIAVDLLLRGDGVLGSGWLRRAQRLLEDQSEAPEHGYLMYLTQVEAGMGGPAYDEVAAAAARVGVLGREHGDPNLVALGILGEGRALLKQGRMAEGFALLDEAMVAVLTEDLSSEWAGNIYCHLMAACHELGDVRRAVAWTRATKEWLQTLPAAVLFTGICRVHRSQVLQATGGWEEAEAEAARVCEDLEHIHVASAAEAHYQVAELCRLRGFFDDAEDAYEQARARGRDPQPGLALLHLARGRPKLAASALEASLAGTDDPLRRLPLRAAQVEIALQAGDFELAGQACDEVAAIADRFGCDGFVATSQTSRAACLLASGQAEPALALLRTACRTWRELGLPYDAARAGVLLARACAAAGDRDGAARELEAARKLFDRLGAVGDVKIVDGLRGHTRSDVGLTAREIEVLAEVAAGRTNRQIADRFVISERTVERHLSNIFVKLDCGSRTAAAAYAHEQGLVPRAE, encoded by the coding sequence GTGCATGAGACGCTGAGCGCAGCTCGAGAAGCCCATCGCCGACGTGACTGGCAGGCTGCCCGAGACAGCTTCACGGAGGCCGCCGCCGTCGAGCCGCTGTCGGCCGACGACGCCTTCGCGCTCGCCGACGCGGCCTGGTGGCTCGGCCTGGTCGATGAGTCGTTGGCGGCGGGGGAGCAGGCGTACCGCCGCTATCTCGACGGAGACCGGCCCGGGCGCGCCGCGATGGCAGCGATTCACATCGCCGTCGATCTGTTATTGCGCGGGGACGGCGTCCTCGGGTCCGGGTGGCTGCGCCGGGCTCAGCGGCTCTTGGAAGATCAGTCCGAAGCGCCAGAGCACGGCTACCTGATGTACCTGACCCAGGTCGAGGCGGGTATGGGCGGCCCGGCCTACGACGAGGTGGCGGCCGCGGCCGCCCGGGTCGGTGTGTTGGGTCGTGAGCATGGCGATCCGAACCTCGTCGCGTTGGGCATCCTCGGGGAAGGCCGGGCCCTGCTCAAACAAGGCCGGATGGCGGAAGGGTTCGCGCTGCTCGACGAGGCCATGGTGGCTGTGCTCACCGAAGACCTGAGTTCGGAGTGGGCGGGCAACATCTACTGTCACCTCATGGCGGCGTGCCACGAGCTGGGGGACGTGCGGCGGGCCGTGGCATGGACTCGAGCGACCAAGGAGTGGCTGCAGACGTTACCCGCCGCGGTGTTGTTCACTGGTATCTGCCGGGTGCACCGGTCGCAGGTGCTGCAGGCGACTGGAGGCTGGGAAGAGGCCGAAGCGGAAGCGGCGCGGGTCTGCGAGGATCTCGAGCACATCCATGTGGCCAGCGCAGCCGAGGCGCACTACCAGGTGGCGGAGCTTTGCCGGCTTCGGGGCTTCTTCGACGATGCCGAGGACGCCTACGAGCAGGCACGGGCACGTGGGCGCGACCCGCAGCCCGGCTTGGCGTTGCTGCACCTGGCCCGCGGGAGGCCGAAGCTGGCTGCCTCGGCCCTGGAAGCTTCGCTGGCCGGGACCGACGACCCGTTGAGACGATTGCCCCTTCGCGCCGCCCAGGTGGAGATCGCGTTGCAGGCCGGGGATTTCGAGCTCGCGGGGCAGGCATGCGACGAGGTCGCCGCCATCGCTGATCGGTTCGGCTGTGACGGGTTCGTCGCGACCTCGCAGACCAGCCGCGCCGCCTGCTTGCTCGCATCGGGGCAGGCGGAGCCGGCGCTGGCGCTGCTTCGCACCGCGTGTCGCACGTGGCGCGAGCTCGGGTTGCCCTACGACGCCGCTCGGGCAGGGGTCCTGCTGGCCCGCGCGTGTGCGGCGGCGGGGGACCGGGACGGTGCGGCGCGAGAGCTCGAGGCGGCCAGGAAACTGTTCGACCGGTTGGGTGCCGTCGGCGACGTCAAGATTGTCGACGGTCTGCGCGGACATACCCGCAGTGACGTCGGGCTGACAGCTCGAGAGATCGAGGTGCTGGCCGAGGTCGCGGCCGGCCGCACCAACCGCCAGATCGCCGACCGGTTCGTGATCAGCGAGCGGACGGTAGAGCGTCACCTGTCGAACATCTTCGTGAAGCTGGACTGCGGTTCGCGGACGGCGGCTGCCGCCTACGCCCATGAGCAGGGCTTGGTGCCTCGCGCCGAGTAA
- a CDS encoding class I SAM-dependent methyltransferase — MHAATLVVGDRLGLFARLAAIGPCSAQELAAATECHPRLVREWLSAQVASAYCEHDAQTDTFWLTPEQTACLADATSPTYLPGGTIAANSNHQDVDRVAQAFRGDGGIGWGEHHPHLFLGTQRFFGPVYRGNLVQHWIPALEGVHEKLVAGGRVADLGCGHGVALILLAEAYPESAFAGFDSHAGSIEAAREAAAEAGVSDRVTFEVAGVEDFGGADYDLICVFNALHEWGDPVGAARRIRDALAPDGTWMFTEPRTDEELTESVRARTFFSVSTFVCTPSALAQGAGDALGAQAGESRLRQVTEQAGFTRFRRATETPSFMVLEARP; from the coding sequence ATGCACGCCGCGACCCTCGTCGTAGGCGACCGGCTGGGACTCTTCGCGCGACTGGCGGCTATCGGTCCTTGCTCGGCCCAGGAGCTGGCCGCCGCGACGGAGTGTCATCCCCGGCTCGTACGTGAATGGCTCTCGGCTCAGGTCGCCAGCGCCTACTGCGAACACGACGCGCAGACTGACACCTTCTGGCTGACACCCGAACAGACGGCGTGCCTCGCTGATGCGACGAGCCCGACCTATCTACCCGGCGGAACGATAGCCGCGAACTCCAACCACCAGGACGTCGACCGGGTGGCGCAGGCTTTCCGTGGGGACGGCGGGATCGGCTGGGGCGAGCACCACCCGCACCTGTTCCTTGGAACCCAGCGGTTCTTCGGGCCGGTCTACCGCGGCAATCTCGTCCAGCACTGGATCCCCGCGCTCGAAGGAGTGCACGAGAAGCTCGTGGCGGGCGGCCGGGTCGCGGATCTCGGCTGTGGGCACGGGGTCGCGCTGATCCTGCTGGCCGAGGCCTACCCGGAGTCGGCCTTCGCCGGCTTCGACTCACACGCCGGCTCGATCGAGGCCGCTCGGGAAGCTGCCGCTGAAGCTGGTGTGAGTGACCGAGTGACCTTCGAGGTGGCCGGTGTTGAGGACTTCGGCGGTGCGGATTACGACCTCATCTGCGTGTTCAACGCCCTGCACGAGTGGGGCGACCCGGTCGGCGCTGCCCGCCGGATCCGCGATGCGCTGGCGCCCGACGGGACGTGGATGTTCACCGAACCGCGGACGGACGAGGAGCTCACAGAGAGTGTGCGGGCACGGACGTTCTTCTCCGTGTCGACATTCGTGTGTACTCCGAGTGCGCTGGCTCAGGGGGCCGGCGACGCGCTCGGAGCCCAGGCCGGTGAGTCGCGCCTGCGGCAGGTCACCGAGCAAGCCGGGTTCACCCGGTTCCGCCGCGCCACGGAGACCCCGTCGTTCATGGTGCTCGAAGCCCGTCCGTAG
- a CDS encoding TetR family transcriptional regulator C-terminal domain-containing protein yields the protein MTRAERRQQRREEIARAAWTVLMRDGVRGASVRAVLAEAQMTSGAMRYYFRNHDELLIFAAQHVLEQSTERIRRRLADQELTGKERVGAVLAEILPLDAKRATEITVFVRLAEIDDEAGRGAQLRRSAYEGCRSLAEFAVTELARTAGADLPAELKDQIIERFHLTLDGLAYQCVLNPGLLAFEDVAARLAGLLDHLEEETNRGASQAGGSVDVPTSWWP from the coding sequence GTGACGCGTGCGGAACGGCGACAGCAACGACGTGAAGAGATCGCCCGCGCGGCCTGGACAGTCCTCATGCGCGACGGTGTACGCGGAGCGTCGGTGCGCGCTGTGCTCGCCGAAGCGCAGATGACGTCGGGGGCGATGCGGTACTACTTTCGCAACCACGACGAACTACTCATCTTCGCTGCTCAACACGTGCTCGAACAATCCACGGAGAGAATCCGGCGACGCCTTGCCGATCAGGAACTGACCGGTAAAGAACGCGTTGGGGCAGTTCTCGCCGAGATATTGCCGCTGGATGCCAAGAGGGCCACGGAGATCACCGTGTTCGTTCGCCTCGCGGAGATCGACGACGAGGCCGGGCGCGGCGCGCAGCTCCGTCGCAGCGCCTACGAAGGATGCCGCTCACTGGCTGAATTCGCCGTCACCGAACTCGCCAGGACCGCCGGGGCAGATCTACCGGCAGAGCTCAAGGATCAGATCATCGAACGATTCCACCTGACCCTCGACGGGCTTGCCTACCAGTGTGTGCTCAACCCCGGCCTCCTGGCGTTCGAGGATGTCGCCGCTCGGCTCGCCGGACTGCTCGACCATCTGGAGGAAGAAACGAACCGAGGAGCATCTCAAGCGGGCGGATCCGTGGATGTACCGACATCGTGGTGGCCATGA
- a CDS encoding PspC domain-containing protein, which yields MRKLTRPRSGRMLAGVCAAIADYFKIDATLVRLGAVVLAVFTLGTAVVAYAAGWLLIPEEQDEHAAWNV from the coding sequence ATGAGAAAACTCACCCGTCCCCGCAGCGGCCGGATGCTCGCCGGAGTATGCGCCGCCATCGCCGACTACTTCAAGATCGACGCCACTCTCGTGCGCCTGGGTGCCGTGGTGCTCGCTGTCTTCACATTGGGCACCGCGGTAGTGGCATACGCGGCCGGCTGGCTGCTGATACCAGAAGAGCAAGACGAGCACGCAGCGTGGAACGTGTAA
- a CDS encoding FAD-binding oxidoreductase codes for MTIDLHERLRGDIIEKDDERYDDARKLYNGMIDKRPRTIVRCTSVADVINAVCYARDLHIPIAIRGGGHNGAGFATCDDGVVIDLSPMKGVHVDPHERTVRAEPGCTQGDVDYVTHAFGLAVPAGIVSSTGVAGLTLGGGHGYLSRQHGLTIDNLLEADVVLADGRFVTASESQHPDLFWALRGGGGNFGVVTSFRYRLHPVTSVYGGPIFFDISDAREVMRWYREFLPQAPKRFSPFLGLKKVPSVEAFPKELWGRQICALVCCFDGSADEAEQVMRPLRAELPAPLLDGCTTMPYPHLQRMFDPLLPPGLQWYWKGDVVRELPDEAIDVHLEHAAQAPSELSLMHLYPIDGAVHDVSVADTAWQFRDATWSMVIAGIDPDPARAGALTSWARNYWEAVHPYTAGGAYVNFMMDEGPDRIRATYGENYARLVEVKRVYDPANTFHLNQNIQV; via the coding sequence ATGACCATCGACCTGCACGAACGCCTCCGGGGCGACATCATCGAGAAGGACGACGAACGCTACGACGACGCTCGTAAGCTCTACAACGGGATGATCGACAAGCGCCCGCGCACCATAGTGCGGTGCACGAGCGTCGCCGACGTCATCAACGCGGTTTGTTACGCCCGCGACCTCCACATCCCGATTGCGATCCGAGGCGGCGGCCATAACGGCGCGGGGTTCGCCACCTGCGACGACGGGGTGGTCATCGACCTGTCACCGATGAAGGGTGTCCACGTCGATCCCCACGAACGCACCGTCCGGGCCGAGCCCGGCTGCACTCAGGGCGACGTCGATTACGTCACCCACGCCTTCGGGCTGGCTGTTCCCGCTGGCATCGTGTCCTCGACCGGCGTCGCGGGGCTGACGCTGGGTGGCGGGCACGGCTACCTCTCGCGACAGCATGGATTGACCATCGACAACCTGCTCGAGGCCGACGTCGTTCTCGCTGACGGACGGTTCGTGACCGCCAGCGAGAGTCAGCACCCCGACCTGTTCTGGGCGTTGCGTGGCGGAGGCGGGAATTTCGGTGTGGTGACCAGCTTCCGGTACCGGTTGCATCCCGTCACGTCCGTGTACGGCGGGCCGATCTTCTTTGACATCTCCGACGCTCGTGAGGTCATGCGCTGGTACCGGGAGTTCCTGCCCCAGGCGCCCAAGCGTTTCTCGCCGTTTCTCGGCCTGAAGAAGGTGCCGTCTGTGGAGGCGTTCCCCAAGGAGTTGTGGGGGCGTCAGATCTGTGCGCTCGTCTGCTGCTTCGACGGTTCCGCGGACGAGGCCGAGCAAGTGATGCGGCCACTTCGAGCAGAGTTGCCAGCTCCGCTGCTCGACGGGTGTACGACCATGCCGTACCCGCACCTGCAGCGCATGTTCGACCCCCTGCTGCCGCCGGGCTTGCAGTGGTACTGGAAAGGCGACGTCGTGCGTGAGCTTCCTGACGAGGCCATTGACGTTCACCTCGAACACGCGGCGCAGGCGCCGAGTGAGCTCTCCCTGATGCACCTCTACCCGATCGACGGCGCGGTGCACGACGTCAGCGTCGCGGATACCGCATGGCAGTTCCGGGATGCGACCTGGTCGATGGTGATCGCGGGGATCGATCCGGATCCGGCGCGGGCCGGGGCGCTGACGTCATGGGCGCGGAACTACTGGGAAGCCGTCCATCCATACACGGCGGGAGGCGCGTACGTGAATTTCATGATGGACGAGGGCCCGGACCGCATCCGCGCCACATACGGGGAGAACTATGCCCGCCTGGTCGAGGTCAAACGGGTCTATGACCCGGCGAACACGTTCCACCTCAACCAGAACATCCAGGTGTGA
- a CDS encoding GAP family protein, whose product MAASRVAEIEGRISMDITTIATLAVIALIDSTSIGTLVVPLWLMLDSRRSASNVILYLAALSGFYFAVGAVLMLGARYAIDAAGERIFNFLTTTTEGGYVVLAIGISLIVVSFAIEPKRRERIRAARGEGDTRPWTERISARPPRARSTIALALGAGALEVATMVPYLAAIGIIASADVSGVVRVSVLAGYVVVMAVPAAVLLTVRRAAGTRVNAKLERMRAWLMKHSAGTISLLLLILGINVAIRGAALIQ is encoded by the coding sequence TTGGCCGCGAGCCGGGTCGCCGAAATCGAGGGGCGAATCTCCATGGACATCACCACGATCGCCACGCTTGCGGTCATCGCACTGATCGACAGCACCAGCATCGGCACCCTCGTCGTGCCGCTGTGGCTGATGCTCGATTCACGCCGATCGGCGTCGAACGTCATCCTGTATCTAGCCGCGCTGTCCGGGTTCTATTTCGCCGTCGGCGCCGTTCTCATGCTCGGCGCCCGGTACGCCATCGACGCCGCCGGGGAGCGCATCTTCAACTTCCTCACCACGACCACCGAAGGCGGCTACGTCGTCCTCGCCATCGGGATCTCGCTCATCGTCGTCAGCTTCGCCATCGAACCGAAACGCCGGGAACGGATACGTGCGGCTCGCGGTGAAGGCGACACACGCCCATGGACCGAACGGATCAGCGCCCGCCCTCCACGCGCCCGCTCAACGATTGCCCTCGCGCTCGGGGCGGGTGCGCTCGAAGTCGCGACGATGGTGCCCTACCTGGCCGCGATCGGCATCATCGCGTCCGCCGACGTGTCCGGCGTAGTGCGCGTGTCGGTGCTGGCGGGATATGTCGTCGTCATGGCGGTTCCCGCCGCAGTCCTCCTGACAGTCAGGCGAGCAGCTGGCACCCGGGTAAACGCGAAACTGGAGCGCATGAGGGCATGGCTGATGAAACACAGCGCCGGCACGATCTCGCTGCTCCTGCTGATCCTCGGTATCAACGTCGCGATACGTGGAGCCGCGCTCATCCAGTGA
- a CDS encoding class I SAM-dependent methyltransferase, which yields MAPDPYGDRELVALYDIDNPGGADHDYYRALADEIGARSILDLGCGTGLLTRSFVRPDRTVVGIDPSATMLDWARRQPGADAVRWILGTAAAIEPDASVDLAVCTGNAIMHVSSEELPATLRNIATALRPGGTFSFESRNPGFREWETWTRAATYGERDTDLGRLREWLDVTEVADGRVVFDAHNVLPDGEVRIYTSVLYFRGADEFADALREAGFDDVTISGGWRGEPVTTDSPVLVVRASTR from the coding sequence ATGGCCCCAGACCCATATGGCGACCGCGAACTGGTCGCGCTCTACGACATCGACAACCCCGGCGGAGCAGACCACGACTATTACCGGGCGCTGGCCGACGAGATCGGCGCCCGGTCCATTCTTGATCTGGGCTGCGGCACGGGTCTGCTGACTCGCTCGTTCGTCCGGCCGGACCGGACAGTAGTCGGGATCGACCCGAGTGCCACGATGCTGGACTGGGCGCGCCGACAGCCTGGGGCGGACGCGGTGAGGTGGATCCTGGGCACCGCTGCGGCCATCGAGCCTGACGCATCGGTGGATCTTGCGGTCTGCACCGGCAACGCGATCATGCATGTTTCTTCCGAGGAGCTTCCGGCAACGCTGCGCAACATTGCGACCGCACTGCGGCCTGGTGGAACGTTCAGCTTCGAGTCCCGCAACCCTGGCTTCCGGGAGTGGGAAACCTGGACACGTGCGGCCACCTATGGGGAGCGAGACACCGACCTCGGCCGGCTACGTGAGTGGCTCGACGTCACCGAGGTGGCCGACGGCCGGGTGGTGTTCGATGCCCACAACGTGCTGCCGGACGGAGAGGTGCGCATCTACACGTCGGTGCTGTACTTCCGCGGCGCCGACGAGTTCGCGGACGCGCTACGCGAAGCCGGGTTCGACGACGTCACCATCTCCGGCGGCTGGCGTGGTGAACCCGTCACCACTGACTCACCCGTCCTCGTGGTGCGTGCGTCCACCCGTTGA